Proteins encoded by one window of Arachis hypogaea cultivar Tifrunner chromosome 1, arahy.Tifrunner.gnm2.J5K5, whole genome shotgun sequence:
- the LOC112771005 gene encoding uncharacterized protein has translation MDTIFYAKFQEISYNNAKETASISSQIQRTRNKIPVKWRSPPKEWLKLNIDAVISESTNRVAIAVVIRDLRGEIRGGFASNILVSSSTMAEAWEMREALLLVKNLERGKVIIELDCLTLIEAIKSGAELWEIDSILHDIQSLQLDLPDYNFTWVPREGNILAHTIAVLKNSNVLFPSWCTTLPPQLNSICRKEMPKVAASVQEPGTPPQ, from the coding sequence ATGGATACCATCTTCTATGCTAAATTTCAAGAAATTAGCTATAACAATGCTAAAGAAACAGCTAGCATCTCATCTCAAATTCAGAGAACAAGAAACAAAATACCTGTCAAGTGGAGATCCCCACCCAAGGAGTGGCTAAAGCTCAACATCGATGCAGTTATTTCAGAGAGCACAAATAGAGTAGCCATAGCTGTAGTGATCAGGGACTTGAGGGGTGAAATCAGAGGAGGTTTTGCTTCCAATATCCTTGTAAGCTCAAGCACTATGGCTGAAGCCTGGGAAATGAGAGAAGCTTTGTTGTTAGTGAAGaatctagaaaggggaaaggtaATTATTGAATTAGATTGCCTTACCCTGATTGAAGCAATTAAGTCTGGAGCGGAGCTCTGGGAAATTGATTCTATCCTCCATGATATCCAATCTCTCCAATTGGATCTCCCTGACTACAACTTCACTTGGGTTCCTCGTGAAGGGAACATCCTTGCCCACACAATAGCAGTGCTCAAAAACTCCAATGTTCTCTTCCCATCCTGGTGCACTACTCTGCCTCCCCAGCTCAATTCCATATGCCGAAAAGAGATGCCAAAAGTGGCAGCAAGTGTCCAAGAACCAGGAACCCCACCCCAATAG
- the LOC112782283 gene encoding ethylene-responsive transcription factor 3: protein MENLGTPSHQPHHNNNRVSNSKKSEKKFLGVRQRPSGRWIAEIKDSSQKLRLWLGTYDRAEDAALAYDHAASLLRGRNAKTNFPITHGACSTIILGKNPRAYHLLKQHAVMKSHMALSSHMVRDPFVSSSQSSILQDHNNTLVFPIPEEQASADGSGGFSFGCCKVYSSVIVAPSFSSS from the coding sequence ATGGAAAACCTAGGCACCCCATCACACCAACCTCATCATAACAATAATAGGGTTTCTAATTCAAAAAAGAGTGAGAAGAAGTTTCTTGGGGTTAGACAAAGGCCTTCAGGAAGATGGATTGCAGAGATCAAAGACTCTTCACAGAAACTAAGGCTTTGGTTGGGAACTTATGATAGAGCTGAAGATGCTGCACTTGCTTATGACCATGCTGCAAGCCTTCTTAGAGGAAGAAATGCTAAGACTAATTTTCCAATCACCCATGGTGCTTGTAGCACCATTATTCTTGGCAAGAATCCAAGGGCTTACCACCTCCTTAAGCAACATGCAGTTATGAAGAGCCACATGGCGCTTTCTTCGCACATGGTCAGGGATCCATTTGTCTCTTCTTCGCAATCATCCATTCTTCAGGATCATAATAATACTCTTGTTTTCCCCATCCCTGAAGAACAAGCTTCAGCTGATGGTAGTGGAGGATTTTCATTTGGATGTTGTAAGGTTTATTCTTCTGTTATTGTAGCTCCTTCTTTCAGTTCTTCATGA